Proteins encoded in a region of the Bacteroidota bacterium genome:
- a CDS encoding RidA family protein, with translation MQNVFLIMVSIVYIFSNGCGSPASTSFEADVNTYDPEAKLAALGIILPEPPQPVANYVNGVRTGNLIFLAGKGPKRSDGTEITGKLGVDVSIEEGYEAARITAINQLSVLKQMLGDLKKVKRIVKVLGMVNSDPSFIDQPKVINGFSDLMVAVFGERGMHARAAVGMASLPRGQAVEIEMIVEVEE, from the coding sequence ATGCAAAATGTTTTTTTAATAATGGTCTCTATAGTTTATATCTTTTCGAATGGATGTGGTAGTCCGGCAAGTACTTCTTTTGAAGCTGATGTAAACACTTACGATCCTGAAGCAAAACTTGCTGCCTTAGGCATAATTTTGCCTGAACCACCCCAACCCGTTGCTAATTATGTCAATGGTGTCAGAACCGGCAACCTCATCTTTTTGGCAGGGAAAGGACCTAAGCGATCTGACGGCACAGAAATTACCGGAAAACTTGGTGTTGATGTGAGTATCGAAGAAGGGTATGAAGCAGCACGAATAACAGCGATTAATCAGTTATCTGTTTTAAAGCAAATGCTCGGTGATTTGAAAAAAGTAAAACGAATTGTAAAAGTACTGGGAATGGTCAATTCCGATCCATCATTTATAGATCAACCTAAAGTGATAAATGGTTTTTCAGATTTGATGGTAGCCGTTTTTGGAGAAAGAGGCATGCATGCACGTGCAGCAGTTGGGATGGCCTCTCTGCCTAGAGGTCAGGCTGTGGAGATTGAGATGATTGTTGAAGTTGAAGAATAA